A window from Citrus sinensis cultivar Valencia sweet orange chromosome 3, DVS_A1.0, whole genome shotgun sequence encodes these proteins:
- the LOC127900621 gene encoding uncharacterized protein LOC127900621 → MKFNSSQKPPQDGSMLQQPNHQDTGYRGQATATAEGTQTVHVEKEVATPVATIYNKPNKQSLVPPEASQQFRHPPPFLQRFQKQKQDKQFNILARKRRLGEFKTIALTQENNHMLQSKMPTKVKDPGSFTIPYSIGTRYTGRALCDLGASINLMPLSVFKQLGVGEYRPTTVTLQLADRSHVYPEGKIEDVLVNVDKFIFPVDFIVLEFEADKEVPIILGRPFLATEKTLIDVQK, encoded by the exons ATGAAATTTAACTCTTCACAAAAACCACCTCAAGATGGAAGCATGTTACAACAACCCAACCATCAAGACACTGGTTATAGGGGCCAAGCTACAGCAACTGCAGAAGGAACTCAAACAGTGCatgttgaaaaagaagttgCAACACCAGTAGCCACAATCTACAACAAACCAAACAAGCAGAGTTTGGTACCTCCTGAAGCTTCCCAGCAGTTTAGACATCCACCACCTTTCCTACAGAGATtccagaagcaaaaacaagacaagcagTTCA acaTCTTGGCACGAAAAAGAAGGCTGGGAGAATTTAAAACTATTGCTTTAACACAGGAAAACAATCATATGCTCCAAAGTAAGATGCCTACAAAAGTGAAGGATCCAGGAAGTTTTACAATACCCTACTCTATAGGAACTAGGTACACTGGCAGAGCACTTTGTGACTTGGGAGCAAGTATTAATTTGATGCCATTGTCTGTATTTAAGCAGCTGGGAGTAGGGGAATACAGACCAACAACAGTCACTCTGCAATTAGCTGACAGATCTCATGTATACCCTGAAGGAAAAATTGAGGATGTACTGGTGAATGTTGACAAATTCATCTTCCCAGTAGACTTCATTGTACTAGAATTTGAAGCTGATAAAGAGGTACCCATTATACTTGGAAGACCTTTCCTAGCAACTGAGAAGACTCTGATAGATGTGCAGAAATGA